CAAAGAAATACTAGCAgtttatataaaaacaaaatagtccAACATGTGCCTCAAATATTAAGCATTAAAGCAAAAGTTTCTGCTGATGTACCAACACAATATGGacttaaatacaaaaacagttcaactttttttaaaaacGATAACAAAATccctaaaaattaaaaaaaagatcattaaTTTTTCTATGGTGACTAAATTACAATAAGTCCCAAAGAGGCACACTAAGGGGGCACGAGTCTGCTACAAAATAGCTGAGACAAAACAATGTAcctcaaaatgttttgcaggACTACActgtcttttccttcagaaggtGCTTTAGTATGTCTTCTTACTTGGCTTAGTTCCATCTTCATCTGTGCATACTTACGCTGCACTGttaaacagtaacaaaaagccCTAATCAAAGTTTGAAATAATGCACTTACCTCTGGTCTGATCTGAGGTCATATCAGATCAGTTTTAATTGGACTGAGTGTCACCTTCAGATTTAATGTCTTCACTGGTCCCATTGACCTCATTCTTAGTATCACTCTCCTTCGAGTCTGTATTTGTGTCTTCACTCTGTTTTTCTCGACTACTGGACTTCACACTACTTTTTTTATCATCAGATCCCCTCTTTTCTGCCATGAAAGAAGACATTGACCATGGatttcaaagtaaaaacaaacattgcACACGTGAGATacattgcattaaaaataaaatccgACAATTATATTCTATATAACAGTAATAATACTCAAAGTTATAGAAATAGTCTTCAAACTACCATCCTGGAAGGGACAGGGTACCACAAAGCGTCAGAGGGGACAGCACAGGTTGGGGGGTGCAGGGAAGGACAGAGCtgacagaggcagcagcacagctggctgctggaaTGCAGCGACTGCGGGCAGCACAGACATGGCAGTGGGCTTCCTTACTTGTTATAAGGTTCTTTTTCATCTCCAGCTTTAATTGGTGATGCGTGGGGTCAATGCATAAGTGCATTATTTTGcccagttaaaaataaatcagcaacCCCAAGCAATCAAACATTCAGGAAACAAACTGTATTAAGCGCAGCTAGCTCTGAAGGCAGAGATCACAGTAACAACTGAAATTAACGTTACCAGACAGtgcatcacagcagctgtgtgcacgTCTGCATTATTTATTCTCAATTTTGACACAGTTTGGACGGTACATGAAAAGCACCGTTTTCTAAAGGCAAAGGAACAGCAGAATGGGAACGAGCCCACAGCTTCATCGTCAGTTAAAAGCTGGCTGGCATTGAGGAGCTCTCTACCTGCTGAGAAACGCATCTTTAGTCACCtccaaggaaggaaggaagccaGAAGGAAAGTATTTCCATAGTAAGAAAAACGTTCCgtagcagagctgtgtgcctcGTCTGTAAATTCTGTGTTTGCAAATTGAATAAAGTACCAATTGTTCCCATAGCACTGCACGTCATAACAGTCAACCCTTCGTAAAGGCacctcagagagaaaaatatccaaGAAGAACCACCTCTCAGATGTCACCGCACAGAACAACATTCATGCTTGTTTTTCCGATTACTCCCTGCTGCCTgggcaattaaaataaacacgTACAGGTGCATATAAATCCATCCCCAAACCAGGAGCGTACAGACTGAACACTCTGAAATAGTTAAACAGCATTACCACCTAGACTGGCGTGTACAtcagaagacaaagcagaaattaagcTTCAGGAGAGAAGCATCACCCCAGCTCCGCTGCTTTTCATACATCACCAGAGGGAGGGGGAAGCTCCGCACAGAAACAAGGGCAGCTGCCTACAAACACTGCTACTGAGTttcacctgcagcagcacagccagcaccgTGCTCAGACACAGCACAGCGATGGCCACGGGGCTCCCTGAGCAACTGGCAATGCCGCATCTGTCTGCCCTCCGTTTGCAACTCCGCAGGTAGATTGCACTCTAACTAACCTTGTTACAAAGTCTTCTTTTTGTGTCTTATAGGTATCTCCGATGCACACGTAGATCCACTGAGGAATAGAAGTCTTGTTTCCCCGCAGAGGACTAGTAGTCAGTCCAATAATCTTATCTTCTGTCCTATGTAGATACGGCAGATCTTAATAGCCCTATGGATGCGCAGTgtgcagggttttgttttgtctttgtttctcgAATTAAGTCAGGAGGGATAATTGTGTTTATTAACCTGTGGCACTCCTCTAACCCTCCAGAACAGTTCTACCTCAGCAACATTCTTGTTTGCCAAGCAGAACTGAGCAACAGTTCAACCAACTGCAATTCTTTCCACTCCTGGCTTATCTGCAAACAGTTACAACCCCTCACTGTATCCCCCAGCAGAAGACTTGCAACATACAATGAGCTTGCTGTTGATACTCTGCATACATTATTTTAGCTGTGATCTACTGTGTATAATCACACATTGACTTTGCTTCCTGATTCAATACATGCACATTTCCTGCTTGAGTTTATGGGGGAAACAAATATTCTGTAAGAATTTTTACCAAGACACTGCAAATAGTTTTACTGCCCAGAGAATGAAAAGCCAGCCTGCTAAGCATGATATCCTCTATTACTGGCACTTTGAGTGCTTTAACGTTACTTACTGAGCTTTAATGACTAACAGGAAGACAAGCACAAAACCAATTATTTTTACACAAGTCCATGAATCTGGATTGCAGGAAACAAGCCAAGTAAGTAGAAGCAGCCTGGTGGTACTTTCCAGCATTAACCCTTCGTGTAATGAAGGTACTCAAACTATATATTCCACCTACACTGACATTAGTTTACATAGATAGCAGTTGTGTTAATGCTCAGCTGGAGGTTGTGACTGGTGGTCATCTCTCCTTTAGCAAACATTTCTCTGTTCCTGAAACAGGAGTTTGAAATAATGTGTCTCAGATTTCATACACTTCCTCATGTAACCATAAAGGTCACTGTATGCCACAGTACTTTAGCCAACAAAAAGCCAGGACTTGGGAGTTTTCAAAGCGTGGTTGTGACTTAATGTGTAACAGTAGGCAAAAGCCTTGGGTCTGtgtcttgccttttttttcctgctagatTCACATTCAAAAAGCAGTTTGAGATTTCAAGATGAAAGGCGCTCTGTGTTGTACAGTCAGGCCTGTGCTGCTTGCTTGTATAAATTCGAGATCAACAGTGTATATAAAGACAATTCAGCTCTGAAGCCATTATTTCCAGCAGGGCAGTGAGTTAAGGCTTCCAAAGCGAGTAGCCAGCCTCACACTGCAGATCCATGAACATCCACAGCAAACTGCTGAATTAACTGCCTACAGTTAACAGCAGCGTGAGGATGTAATAGTGTCAACAGCAACACTGCATAATTCAACATTTGTTCCTTAAACACCAGTTGCCCTCCccacctttttttgtttttaaaatccctCTGGAGAGAAGAACACAAACCTCTGCAGCATTACAGTCCTCTCATATTTCTACATGTTACAGGCAAAAAAAACAAGGCATAACTGATTTTCCCAGGTTGAAGTGGTGTCACAGCTCATTTCTGGAGGAAGaaggcagcaagcagcaaacAGAATGGACAGAGAGGAAATCAGCCAGGTTTAAACTGAAAACCCTGATATGCTGAAGGAAGTTCACTAGCCTCTCTACTTATGGAAAGATGCcaggaaagaactgaaaagccATAAGCTCTATGAAACAGAGCAAATTTAAATAGAATTGGCTATTTATAtgcacagacagacacagaacACTGAAGAGCACAATCTACTCATGAAGTAGGCAAAAAAAGGCACAGTATCAGGTAAGGAGAAAGTCAGGAATGAATAGGTAGGAACCATCACACTGGGTTTGAACTTAAACACCACACACGGGATCCACTGCCAACAAgcaggcagcaaaacaaaacaaaacccactcACCAACAAAGGGCAcagcaaaatgagaacagaatcaATGCTAAGAATGCACTGTGGTAGAaaccagaaaaaacaaagcGGTCCAAGAAAATCAGGCACTGGAAAGGTGTGAAGCATCACCTCCTCTCCAAGAACTAGCCCTGGACCAGGTAACTATGGGGAAAGGTACAGCAAACAGGCCCAGGTAACCACATAACATGCATGCAGCACCTTTCATCACAGAGAGCCTCAAAAGTACCTTAGAACATAACATGAGTGTTACATCCACTGCTGTCACTTAGCTCTAATGACTAAGTGAGGTGTGTGCTTTAGGCTGGACTTGAGTTAATAGCCCAACAAAGCCCATCCTTTAAGCTAGAAGTCAGTACTACATTCCTCCAGAAGTTTCAAATTTAAAGTGGGAATTTAGCAATGACAGCAAATTAATGTCTGCTCACAGAATGTGAACCTGTCATATGCTTCTTCTGTAGCTCTTTTCTGACCCTTTCTAAAACTTCAGTCTCTGGTGAGCAGCAGCGAGCTGCCACCTGtggagagtgtttatgcagaatggcttcatgagaaaggacatgaagagattccactagttaaattgtaaaagaatgaatgtgattaaagacaaagacgGTNNNNNNNNNNNNNNNNNNNNNNNNNNNNNNNNNNNNNNNNNNNNNNNNNNNNNNNNNNNNNNNNNNNNNNNNNNNNNNNNNNNNNNNNNNNNNNNNNNNNNNNNNNNNNNNNNNNNNNNNNNNNNNNNNNNNNNNNNNNNNNNNNNNNNNNNNNNNNNNNNNNNNNNNNNNNNNNNNNNNNNNNNNNNNNNNNNNNNNNNNNNNNNNNNNNNNNNNNNNNNNNNNNNNNNNNNNNNNNNNNNNNNNNNNNNNNNNNNNNNNNNNNNNNNNNNNNNNNNNNNNNNNNNNNNNNNNNNNNNNNNNNNNNNNNNNNNNNNNNNNNNNNNNNNNNNNNNNNNNNNNNNNNNNNNNNNNNNNNNNNNNNNNNNNNNNNNNNNNNNNNNNNNNNNNNNNNNNNNNNNNNNNNNNNNNNNNNNNNNNNNNNNNNNNNNNNNNNNNNNNNNNNNNNNNNNNNNNNNNNNNNNNNNNNNNNNNNNNNNNNNNNNNNNNNNNNNNNNNNNNNNNNNNNNNNNNNNNNNNNNNNNNNNNNNNNNNNNNNNNNNNNNNNNNNNNNNNNNNNNNNNNNNNNNNNNNNNNNNNNNNNNNNNNNNNNNNNNNNNNNNNNNNNNNNNNNNNNNNNNNNNNNNNNNNNNNNNNNNNNNNNNNNNNNNNNNNNNNNNNNNNNNNNNNNNNNNNNNNNNNNNNNNNNNNNNNNNNNNNNNNNNNNNNNNNNNNNNNNNNNNNNNNNNNNNNNNNNNNNNNNNNNNNNNNNNNNNNNNNNNNNNNNNNNNNNNNNNNNNNNNNNNNNNNNNNNNNNNNNNNNNNNNNNNNNNNNNNNNNNNNNNNNNNNNNNNNNNNNNNNNNNNNNNNNNNNNNNNNNNNNNNNNNNNNNNNNNNNNNNNNNNNNNNNNNNNNNNNNNNNNNNNNNNNNNNNNNNNNNNNNNNNNNNNNNNNNNNNNNNNNNNNNNNNNNNNNNNNNNNNNNNNNNNNNNNNNNNNNNNNNNNNNNNNNNNNNNNNNNNNNNNNNNNNNNNNNNNNNNNNNNNNNNNNNNNNNNNNNNNNNNNNNNNNNNNNNNNNNNNNNNNNNNNNNNNNNNNNNNNNNNNNNNNNNNNNNNNNNNNNNNNNNNNNNNNNNNNNNNNNNNNNNNNNNNNNNNNNNNNNNNNNNNNNNNNNNNNNNNNNNNNNNNNNNNNNNNNNNNNNNNNNNNNNNNNNNNNNNNNNNNNNNNNNNNNNNNNNNNNNNNNNNNNNNNNNNNNNNNNNNNNNNNNNNNNNNNNNNNNNNNNNNNNNNNNNNNNNNNNNNNNNNNNNNNNNNNNNNNNNNNNNNNNNNNNNNNNNNNNNNNNNNNNNNNNNNNNNNNNNNNNNNNNNNNNNNNNNNNNNNNNNNNNNNNNNNNNNNNNNNNNNNNNNNNNNNNNNNNNNNNNNNNNNNNNNNNNNNNNNNNNNNNNNNNNNNNNNNNNNNNNNNNNNNNNNNNNNNNNNNNNNNNNNNNNNNNNNNNNNNNNNNNNNNNNNNNNNNNNNNNNNNNNNNNNNNNNNNNNNNNNNNNNNNNNNNNNNNNNNNNNNNNNNNNNNNNNNNNNNNNNNNNNNNNNNNNNNNNNNNNNNNNNNNNNNNNNNNNNNNNNNNNNNNNNNNNNNNNNNNNNNNNNNNNNNNNNNNNNNNNNNNNNNNNNNNNNNNNNNNNNNNNNNNNNNNNNNNNNNNNNNNNNNNNNNNNNNNNNNNNNNNNNNNNNNNNNNNNNNNNNNNNNNNNNNNNNNNNNNNNNNNNNNNNNNNNNNNNNNNNNNNNNNNNNNNNNNNNNNNNNNNNNNNNNNNNNNNNNNNNNNNNNNNNNNNNNNNNNNNNNNNNNNNNNNNNNNNNNNNNNNNNNNNNNNNNNNNNNNNNNNNNNNNNNNNNNNNNNNNNNNNNNNNNNNNNNNNNNNNNNNNNNNNNNNNNNNNNNNNNNNNNNNNNNNNNNNNNNNNNNNNNNNNNNNNNNNNNNNNNNNNNNNNNNNNNNNNNNNNNNNNNNNNNNNNNNNNNNNNNNNNNNNNNNNNNNNNNNNNNNNNNNNNNNNNNNNNNNNNNNNNNNNNNNNNNNNNNNNNNNNNNNNNNNNNNNNNNNNNNNNNNNNNNNNNNNNNNNNNNNNNNNNNNNNNNNNNNNNNNNNNNNNNNNNNNNNNNNNNNNNNNNNNNNNNNNNNNNNNNNNNNNNNNNNNNNNNNNNNNNNNNNNNNNNNNNNNNNNNNNNNNNNNNNNNNNNNNNNNNNNNNNNNNNNNNNNNNNNNNNNNNNNNNNNNNNNNNNNNNNNNNNNNNNNNNNNNNNNNNNNNNNNNNNNNNNNNNNNNNNNNNNNNNNNNNNNNNNNNNNNNNNNNNNNNNNNNNNNNNNNNNNNNNNNNNNNNNNNNNNNNNNNNNNNNNNNNNNNNNNNNNNNNNNNNNNNNNNNNNNNNNNNNNNNNNNNNNNNNNNNNNNNNNNNNNNNNNNNNNNNNNNNNNNNNNNNNNNNNNNNNNNNNNNNNNNNNNNNNNNNNNNNNNNNNNNNNNNNNNNNNNNNNNNNNNNNNNNNNNNNNNNNNNNNNNNNNNNNNNNNNNNNNNNNNNNNNNNNNNNNNNNNNNNNNNNNNNNNNNNNNNNNNNNNNNNNNNNNNNNNNNNNNNNNNNNNNNNNNNNNNNNNNNNNNNNNNNNNNNNNNNNNNNNNNNNNNNNNNNNNNNNNNNNNNNNNNNNNNNNNNNNNNNNNNNNNNNNNNNNNNNNNNNNNNNNNNNNNNNNNNNNNNNNNNNNNNNNNNNNNNNNNNNNNNNNNNNNNNNNNNNNNNNNNNNNNNNNNNNNNNNNNNNNNNNNNNNNNNNNNNNNNNNNNNNNNNNNNNNNNNNNNNNNNNNNNNNNNNNNNNNNNNNNNNNNNNNNNNNNNNNNNNNNNNNNNNNNNNNNNNNNNNNNNNNNNNNNNNNNNNNNNNNNNNNNNNNNNNNNNNNNNNNNNNNNNNNNNNNNNNNNNNNNNNNNNNNNNNNNNNNNNNNNNNNNNNNNNNNNNNNNNNNNNNNNNNNNNNNNNNNNNNNNNNNNNNNNNNNNNNNNNNNNNNNNNNNNNNNNNNNNNNNNNNNNNNNNNNNNNNNNNNNNNNNNNNNNNNNNNNNNNNNNNNNNNNNNNNNNNNNNNNNNNNNNNNNNNNNNNNNNNNNNNNNNNNNNNNNNNNNNNNNNNNNNNNNNNNNNNNNNNNNNNNNNNNNNNNNNNNNNNNNNNNNNNNNNNNNNNNNNNNNNNNNNNNNNNNNNNNNNNNNNNNNNNNNNNNNNNNNNNNNNNNNNNNNNNNNNNNNNNNNNNNNNNNNNNNNNNNNNNNNNNNNNNNNNNNNNNNNNNNNNNNNNNNNNNNNNNNNNNNNNNNNNNNNNNNNNNNNNNNNNNNNNNNNNNNNNNNNNNNNNNNNNNNNNNNNNNNNNNNNNNNNNNNNNNNNNNNNNNNNNNNNNNNNNNNNNNNNNNNNNNNNNNNNNNNNNNNNNNNNNNNNNNNNNNNNNNNNNNNNNNNNNNNNNNNNNNNNNNNNNNNNNNNNNNNNNNNNNNNNNNNNNNNNNNNNNNNNNNNNNNNNNNNNNNNNNNNNNNNNNNNNNNNNNNNNNNNNNNNNNNNNNNNNNNNNNNNNNNNNNNNNNNNNNNNNNNNNNNNNNNNNNNNNNNNNNNNNNNNNNNNNNNNNNNNNNNNNNNNNNNNNNNNNNNNNNNNNNNNNNNNNNNNNNNNNNNNNNNNNNNNNNNNNNNNNNNNNNNNNNNNNNNNNNNNNNNNNNNNNNNNNNNNNNNNNNNNNNNNNNNNNNNNNNNNNNNNNNNNNNNNNNNNNNNNNNNNNNNNNNNNNNNNNNNNNNNNNNNNNNNNNNNNNNNNNNNNNNNNNNNNNNNNNNNNNNNNNNNNNNNNNNNNNNNNNNNNNNNNNNNNNNNNNNNNNNNNNNNNNNNNNNNNNNNNNNNNNNNNNNNNNNNNNNNNNNNNNNNNNNNNNNNNNNNNNNNNNNNNNNNNNNNNNNNNNNNNNNNNNNNNNNNNNNNNNNNNNNNNNNNNNNNNNNNNNNNNNNNNNNNNNNNNNNNNNNNNNNNNNNNNNNNNNNNNNNNNNNNNNNNNNNNNNNNNNNNNNNNNNNNNNNNNNNNNNNNNNNNNNNNNNNNNNNNNNNNNNNNNNNNNNNNNNNNNNNNNNNNNNNNNNNNNNNNNNNNNNNNNNNNNNNNNNNNNNNNNNNNNNNNNNNNNNNNNNNNNNNNNNNNNNNNNNNNNNNNNNNNNNNNNNNNNNNNNNNNNNNNNNNNNNNNNNNNNNNNNNNNNNNNNNNNNNNNNNNNNNNNNNNNNNNNNNNNNNNNNNNNNNNNNNNNNNNNNNNNNNNNNNNNNNNNNNNNNNNNNNNNNNNNNNNNNNNNNNNNNNNNNNNNNNNNNNNNNNNNNNNNNNNNNNNNNNNNNNNNNNNNNNNNNNNNNNNNNNNNNNNNNNNNNNNNNNNNNNNNNNNNNNNNNNNNNNNNNNNNNNNNNNNNNNNNNNNNNNNNNNNNNNNNNNNNNNNNNNNNNNNNNNNNNNNNNNNNNNNNNNNNNNNNNNNNNNNNNNNNNNNNNNNNNNNNNNNNNNNNNNNNNNNNNNNNNNNNNNNNNNNNNNNNNNNNNNNNNNNNNNNNNNNNNNNNNNNNNNNNNNNNNNNNNNNNNNNNNNNNNNNNNNNNNNNNNNNNNNNNNNNNNNNNNNNNNNNNNNNNNNNNNNNNNNNNNNNNNNNNNNNNNNNNNNNNNNNNNNNNNNNNNNNNNNNNNNNNNNNNNNNNNNNNNNNNNNNNNNNNNNNNNNNNNNNNNNNNNNNNNNNNNNNNNNNNNNNNNNNNNNNNNNNNNNNNNNNNNNNNNNNNNNNNNNNNNNNNNNNNNNNNNNNNNNNNNNNNNNNNNNNNNNNNNNNNNNNNNNNNNNNNNNNNNNNNNNNNNNNNNNNNNNNNNNNNNNNNNNNNNNNNNNNNNNNNNNNNNNNNNNNNNNNNNNNNNNNNNNNNNNNNNNNNNNNNNNNNNNNNNNNNNNNNNNNNNNNNNNNNNNNNNNNNNNNNNNNNNNNNNNNNNNNNNNNNNNNNNNNNNNNNNNNNNNNNNNNNNNNNNNNNNNNNNNNNNNNNNNNNNNNNNNNNNNNNNNNNNNNNNNNNNNNNNNNNNNNNCTAATAAACGAGGCTTGTTGACCATGATAGCATGAGACTTGTCTCCCGCGGTTACTTCCAACAGCCACCGTGCTATATGCAGTGCTGCGATGCGTCTGAGGACTGCATGGCATTCCTTAGAGACTCACCTGAATATCGACCAAGTGAATCTCACTTCATTTAGACATTAAAAAATGGGGGGAAGAGcatggagggagggggaaggagcaAGAGGTGGGGGAGAGACAGCACGGAACTGCCATTTATAGCAAAGGAATTCTGCAAGATTATTCTTCAACTGTGTTCATAGATTAACAGTGCTTTTAGTtgtcttctaaagaaaaataaaggaaatgacaATGCAGACAATTAATAGATGCTATAAGTGGAAACAACTACTGAACTCACATGAAACACATGAAAGCAAAGGGTAATTACAAAGCTATCTGTCAACAGTAAGAACAGAagaattctcattaaaaaaaaactcacAGTCCAAGTGTTTTTCTGAAGGTAAACAGTCCAaaggttttaaaacacatctaaATCCTGGCACACTTAATTTGCAGACAAAGTAGTAAGCACTTATCTACTACTGTAACAGACGAGAGGTGGGTGCTGGGGTGTACTTATGCACGCAGATGCATTAACAATGACTAGAAAGAAGATTCAGCTTATAAAACCAGCTCTGATTTGTTGctaaaaagaaatctcagtcCCTGACTGGAAAACTACAAACTTTCCACACATCAAGAAAAGATCGGTTACAGAATCTGATACAAATTAAGCCTTCACACAAAcatacctttttcttttgacttcctgtcttgttctctctctctgcttttgcttctgtgcttATAAGATTTCCGATCGCGGCTTTTTGATCGCCTCCTGTCCCTGCTACGAGAcctatgttttctttctgatctaTCAtggcttctgcttcttcttcGGTCACGACTCCTGGACATTTAAGGAAAACATAAGAAATGCCAATGTCAGCTGGAACTCATAAAACAGAATCCACTTCCATATTCCAATACATTCACTGTTTACAGAAAACAGCTATTTACAACAAGACTCAGTGTGCTGTATGCGAATATTCCTCAGTATGCAAGACCTGGCTGCACACTGTCTTCTTCACATCAAACATCCAACCTTGCAGCTTAAGAATATCAACCATAAACTGAAATCCTTGGAAAATTAAGTGggcaggggaagaaagaaaaggaaacaaaaacaacaactctGTCCAGCAGGAGCAAGTGTACTCAAGCTCCTCTGTACAACCACTTCACCATAAAGATGTCATCTACTTTCTATCCTTAGAAACAGGAAATGTGTTCTCAATGATagagaagaacagcaaagtTAATGAATTAGTGATGTTGCCCAGGCTGGCAGATCAGGTCCACACAAGATTTTAATGTTCAGAAATTTTGTAGGAAAATACTCTGTTCCTGTACCTGCTTCGCCTCCGTTCTCTGCTTCTTGATCTCTTGTGGTCTCGTGAACGGCTGCATCTTCTGTCAGACGTTCTGCTCGAATGCCTGCTCCGGGAGCGACTCCTCTTACGCCTCTCTCTATCACGGgccctctccttttctttctcttcttcttcacgccttctcttcctttcccgCTCTTCTCTCTCTCgttccctctctttctccctctcttctcgttcttgtttctctttctttaacCTGTCATCACGGTCAGGTTCTTCCGTTCTTTTCCGTAACTTTTCCTTCAAGATAAGTccacaagaaataaataagaacttTCAAGGAAAACTATTTAACATACCTTAGTTTATacaatattatatttatataatatataggaagaatatatatatattataggCAGAATAATATATATTCTGCCTATAATATATAGGCAGAAGCTTAAACTTTCACTTTAACAAAGGGCAGCCTACATAAAAGCACTTTCTATGACCCTTGAAACTGGCATTCTCTCTCACAGAGgaaattttcttccttgcagcTCTCACAAGAACGTAGGCCACATTACAGTACT
The Coturnix japonica isolate 7356 chromosome 18, Coturnix japonica 2.1, whole genome shotgun sequence DNA segment above includes these coding regions:
- the LUC7L3 gene encoding luc7-like protein 3 isoform X1, encoding MISAAQLLDELMGRDRNLAPDEKRSNVRWDHESVCKYYLCGFCPAELFTNTRSDLGPCEKIHDENLRKQYEKSSRFMKVGYERDFLRYLQSLLAEVERRIRRGHARLALSQNQQSSGAAGPTGKNEEKIQVLTDKIDVLLQQIEELGSEGKVEEAQGMMKLVEQLKEERELLRSTTSVLLQTIESFAAQEKQMEVCEVCGAFLIVGDAQSRVDDHLMGKQHMGYAKIKATVEDLKEKLRKRTEEPDRDDRLKKEKQEREEREKEREREREERERKRRREEEEKEKERARDRERRKRSRSRSRHSSRTSDRRCSRSRDHKRSRSRERRRSRSRDRRRSRSHDRSERKHRSRSRDRRRSKSRDRKSYKHRSKSREREQDRKSKEKEKRGSDDKKSSVKSSSREKQSEDTNTDSKESDTKNEVNGTSEDIKSEVQRKYAQMKMELSQVRRHTKAPSEGKDSVVLQNILRYIVLSQLFCSRLVPP
- the LUC7L3 gene encoding luc7-like protein 3 isoform X2 codes for the protein MISAAQLLDELMGRDRNLAPDEKRSNVRWDHESVCKYYLCGFCPAELFTNTRSDLGPCEKIHDENLRKQYEKSSRFMKVGYERDFLRYLQSLLAEVERRIRRGHARLALSQNQQSSGAAGPTGKNEEKIQVLTDKIDVLLQQIEELGSEGKVEEAQGMMKLVEQLKEERELLRSTTSTIESFAAQEKQMEVCEVCGAFLIVGDAQSRVDDHLMGKQHMGYAKIKATVEDLKEKLRKRTEEPDRDDRLKKEKQEREEREKEREREREERERKRRREEEEKEKERARDRERRKRSRSRSRHSSRTSDRRCSRSRDHKRSRSRERRRSRSRDRRRSRSHDRSERKHRSRSRDRRRSKSRDRKSYKHRSKSREREQDRKSKEKEKRGSDDKKSSVKSSSREKQSEDTNTDSKESDTKNEVNGTSEDIKSEVQRKYAQMKMELSQVRRHTKAPSEGKDSVVLQNILRYIVLSQLFCSRLVPP